In Microbacterium binotii, one DNA window encodes the following:
- a CDS encoding DUF1684 domain-containing protein yields the protein MSAREDHARWHAARERAVAAPTGNLALVETRWTGARTDLGAAQASAAPTVQVTEVERTDIDTGEPQHGLRFWDAASPAIGAFERIDTYDYDPDWVIDGTFRPVEASRTVPFEHIRDNGGTRDLIVPGDITATIGGVERSLAAFDDGGKLLLVFGDTTNGVETYGPGRFLFVQHVEGDPHAVVLDFNRAFVPPCGFSAQYNCPLPPASNRFEVPVRAGEKSVVFRDGFDIYAV from the coding sequence ATGTCCGCCCGTGAAGACCACGCCCGCTGGCACGCCGCGCGCGAACGCGCCGTCGCCGCCCCCACCGGGAACCTCGCCCTCGTCGAGACACGCTGGACCGGTGCTCGCACCGATCTCGGCGCCGCGCAGGCGTCGGCCGCGCCCACCGTGCAGGTGACCGAGGTCGAGCGCACCGACATCGACACCGGTGAGCCGCAGCACGGTCTGCGGTTCTGGGATGCGGCATCCCCCGCGATCGGCGCGTTCGAGCGCATCGACACCTACGACTACGACCCGGACTGGGTCATCGACGGCACGTTCCGCCCGGTGGAGGCCTCGCGAACCGTGCCGTTCGAGCACATCCGCGACAACGGCGGCACCCGCGATCTCATCGTGCCGGGCGACATCACCGCGACGATCGGCGGGGTGGAGCGCTCCCTCGCCGCCTTCGACGACGGCGGGAAGCTGCTGCTCGTGTTCGGCGACACCACCAACGGCGTGGAGACCTACGGGCCCGGTCGGTTCCTGTTCGTGCAACACGTCGAGGGCGACCCGCACGCCGTCGTGCTCGACTTCAACCGCGCCTTCGTACCGCCGTGCGGATTCTCCGCGCAGTACAACTGCCCGCTTCCGCCCGCATCCAACCGATTCGAGGTTCCGGTGCGCGCGGGCGAGAAGTCCGTCGTCTTCCGCGACGGCTTCGACATCTACGCCGTCTGA
- a CDS encoding ABC transporter substrate-binding protein — protein MRRPLLAVTAAAAAALLLAGCAAGSGTAENADDATIVIGSLYEPQNLSNTQGGGQGVTEAFNGNVYEGLYKLTDDGQVEPLLAESEEVSDDGLTYTITLREGVEFHSGKKLTSADVKASVEAVLADDSKSARKSSFGPIADIATPDENTVVFTLSQRSISFLYNLSYVWIVNTEAGDLTTTEDGTGPYTLDEWKQGSTLTLKRFDDYWGSPAKNAEVVFTYFTDATAENNALLTGEIDLITSIQGPDQLAQFDGNSDYVVSEGTSTTKELLAFNDRVAPFDNVDVRKAVYSAIDTKKLLTSIWGDYGTLIGSMVPPTDPWYEDLTGVNPYDPALSKTLLAQAGYADGFTFTLDTPSYDPHPAVAEFLQSQLAEVGITVEINTISADEWYTKVFKDRDFTATLQEHVNDRDVVWYGNPDFYWGYDNAQVTQWVSEAEQATTVDEQTSLLKQVNEQIAADAASVWLYLYPQIVVASSDVSGYPVNGLNSQFFAYDIVKS, from the coding sequence ATGAGAAGACCTCTGCTCGCCGTGACGGCCGCCGCTGCTGCAGCCCTGCTGCTGGCCGGCTGCGCCGCCGGTTCCGGCACGGCCGAGAACGCCGACGACGCCACGATCGTGATCGGCTCGCTGTACGAGCCGCAGAACCTGAGCAACACGCAGGGCGGCGGTCAGGGCGTGACCGAGGCCTTCAACGGCAACGTCTACGAGGGGCTGTACAAGCTCACCGACGACGGCCAGGTGGAGCCGCTGCTCGCCGAGTCCGAAGAGGTCAGCGACGACGGCCTGACCTACACGATCACGCTGCGCGAGGGCGTCGAGTTCCACTCCGGCAAGAAGCTGACCTCGGCCGACGTCAAGGCGAGCGTCGAGGCCGTCCTCGCCGACGATTCGAAGTCGGCACGCAAGTCGAGCTTCGGCCCGATCGCGGACATCGCTACCCCCGACGAGAACACGGTCGTGTTCACGCTGTCGCAGCGCTCGATCTCGTTCCTCTACAACCTGAGCTACGTGTGGATCGTCAACACCGAGGCGGGCGATCTGACCACGACCGAGGACGGCACCGGCCCGTACACGCTCGACGAGTGGAAGCAGGGCAGCACACTGACCCTGAAGCGCTTCGACGACTACTGGGGCAGCCCCGCGAAGAACGCCGAGGTCGTCTTCACCTACTTCACCGATGCGACGGCCGAGAACAACGCGCTGCTGACGGGCGAGATCGACCTCATCACCAGCATCCAGGGCCCCGACCAGCTGGCGCAGTTCGACGGCAACAGCGACTACGTCGTGAGCGAGGGCACCTCGACCACGAAGGAGCTGCTCGCCTTCAACGACCGCGTCGCCCCGTTCGACAACGTCGACGTGCGCAAGGCCGTCTACTCGGCCATCGACACGAAGAAGCTGCTGACCTCAATCTGGGGCGACTACGGCACCCTCATCGGCTCGATGGTCCCGCCCACCGACCCCTGGTACGAGGACCTCACCGGCGTGAACCCCTACGACCCGGCGCTGTCCAAGACGCTTCTCGCACAGGCCGGCTACGCCGACGGTTTCACCTTCACCCTCGACACCCCGAGCTACGACCCGCATCCCGCCGTGGCGGAGTTCCTGCAGTCGCAGCTGGCGGAGGTCGGCATCACGGTCGAGATCAACACGATCAGCGCCGACGAGTGGTACACGAAGGTCTTCAAGGACCGCGACTTCACCGCCACCCTGCAGGAGCACGTGAACGACCGCGACGTGGTCTGGTACGGCAACCCGGACTTCTACTGGGGCTACGACAACGCGCAGGTGACCCAGTGGGTGTCCGAGGCAGAGCAGGCCACGACCGTCGACGAGCAGACCTCGCTGCTCAAGCAGGTCAACGAGCAGATCGCGGCCGATGCGGCTAGCGTGTGGCTGTACCTCTACCCGCAGATCGTCGTCGCCTCCAGCGACGTCAGCGGGTACCCGGTCAACGGCTTGAACTCGCAGTTCTTCGCCTACGACATCGTCAAGTCCTGA
- a CDS encoding ABC transporter permease: MVVYLLRRAAFLAVSLVVAMVVIFVLLRLLPGDPANALLSVDATPEQIAAARAQVGSDQPLVQQFATWAAQLLRLDLGESYISSRSVGDEVAARLAITLPLTLLAFGLALVVSLIVGITAAVKADRWYGIVLSGFAQLGVAVPVFWVGVILVWIFALQLGLLPSGGFPRRDWEDPADALRSLTLPVITIAIVMSASLSRYVRAATLDVLGSDYLRTARAGGASRAEALLRHGVRNGAVPVVAVLGIELSTTLLGAVVVESVFTLPGLGSMLLTGIEQHDFANIQGVLVVSTLFVLLVGFAADVVQRLIDPRLRTSVSGNR, encoded by the coding sequence ATGGTCGTCTATCTGCTGCGTCGGGCCGCGTTCCTCGCGGTCTCCCTCGTCGTCGCCATGGTCGTCATCTTCGTCCTGCTGCGACTGCTGCCCGGCGACCCCGCCAATGCCCTGCTCTCGGTGGATGCGACCCCGGAGCAGATCGCTGCCGCCCGCGCCCAGGTCGGCTCCGACCAGCCACTGGTCCAGCAGTTCGCGACCTGGGCCGCGCAGCTGCTGCGCCTCGACCTCGGCGAGTCGTACATCTCGTCCCGGTCGGTCGGCGACGAGGTCGCGGCGCGGCTGGCGATCACGCTTCCGCTCACCCTGCTCGCCTTCGGCCTGGCGCTCGTCGTCTCGCTCATCGTGGGCATCACCGCCGCGGTGAAGGCCGACCGCTGGTACGGCATCGTGCTGTCGGGGTTCGCGCAGCTCGGGGTGGCGGTTCCGGTGTTCTGGGTCGGCGTCATCCTGGTGTGGATCTTCGCCCTCCAACTGGGCTTGCTTCCCTCGGGAGGATTCCCCCGCCGCGACTGGGAGGATCCCGCCGACGCCCTCCGCTCGCTGACGCTGCCGGTCATCACGATCGCGATCGTGATGAGCGCGTCGCTCAGTCGCTACGTGCGCGCCGCGACCCTCGACGTGCTCGGCAGCGACTACCTGCGGACCGCCCGGGCGGGCGGCGCCTCCCGCGCCGAGGCGCTCCTGCGTCACGGGGTGCGAAACGGCGCCGTGCCGGTCGTCGCCGTGCTCGGTATCGAGCTCTCCACGACCCTGCTGGGCGCCGTCGTCGTGGAGAGCGTCTTCACGCTGCCGGGGCTCGGCAGCATGCTGCTCACCGGTATCGAGCAGCACGACTTCGCCAACATCCAGGGCGTCCTCGTGGTCAGCACCCTGTTCGTGCTCCTCGTCGGTTTCGCCGCCGACGTGGTGCAGCGTCTGATCGACCCGCGCCTGCGCACGAGCGTCTCGGGCAACCGATGA